TGTCTAAAACACGCTGCCCACAAAATTTGTTGTATACAGTGCCATTGACCCTGTTGTGCCTGACTCAATTCAATGCACCATCTCGAGTTCCTAACCGCTGTCATCCCGGCCTCCGAGCCGGGAACCACCCAGAAGACAACTTAAATACCGCAGATAAAAACGGGTTTTCAGGCTATGAGATCAAGTTACGCACCGTATCGCCGGTGAGCAGATCCCGTGTCGAGCACGGGATGACGGAGGTGGGGCCTGGCAAGTCTGTGTCTAAAACACGCTGCCCACAAAATTTGTTGTATACAGTGCCATTGACCCTGTTGTGCCTGACTCAATTCAATGCACCATCTCGAGTTCCTAACCGCTGTCATCCCGGCCTCCGAGCCCCTTGTCATCCCGGCCTCCGAGCCCCTCGTCATCCCGGCCTCCAAGCCGAGAACCATTCAAAAGACAACATAAATATCGCAGATAAAAAGCGGGTTTTCAGGTTATGAGATAAAGTTGCCCACTGTGTCACCGGTAGGCAGATGCCGTGTCGAGCACAGGATGACCGAGTAATGAGTTCAGTAGGCTGATTGTTGGTACGTATGTGCAACATCTGAAAATCAAAGCTGACACAAATCACTTTTTTCTGTGTCTCAACTTGTTTGTATCGCCATATAGAAAAACGAACAATTGAACTCCCTCCAGCCAACTCCACATTTAACTCATTGATTAAATTGAATAGTACATATCCCGCCAATCAAGATTCACTTTTTCAATGAGTTCAATTTTCCAACTTCGTCGCCAACGCTTGAGCTGCTTCTCTCTCTTGATTGCACTTTGAATGCTTTGGCTAATTTCGAAGTATACAAGGTTAAAGACCTCATACTTGGCCGTAAAACATGTTGAATCGACTTTAGTCTTGTGCTGCCAGACCCTTTTCTTCAGATGCGTAGTAACACCTACGTATAAAGTCCCGTAGGGAGCCGAAGCCATGATGTAAACATATGCTTGCATTAGAAAATCCTTTTCTTCTTCTCAAAATAGTATCTTAGTCCAGATTGAACATGCAGGCTTATTAAATATACTTAAGACACGCTATAGTTGCCCACTGTGTCGCCGGTAAGTAGATCCTGTGTCGAGCACGGGATGACGGAAATGGGGCCTGGCAAGTCAGTGTCTAAAACACGCTGCCCACAAAATTTGTTGTATACAGTGCTACTGAATTCCTTTTACCTGACTCTGTTCCATGCGCCATTCAAGGTTCCTAATCGCAGTCATCCCGGCCTCCGAGCCCCTTGTCATCCCGGCCTCCGAGCCGGGAACCATCCAGAAGACAACTTAAATACCGCAGATAAAAACGGGTTTTCAGGCTATGAGATCAAGTTACGCACCGTATCGCCGGTGAGCAGATCCCGTGTCGAGCACGGGATGACCGAGTAATGAGTTCAGTAGGCTGATTGTTGGTACGTATGTGCAACACCTGAAAATCAAAGCTGACACAAATCACTTTTTTCTGTGTCTCAACTTGTTTGTATCGCCATATAGAAAAACGAAAAATTGAACTCCCTCCAGCCAACTCCACATTTAACTCATTGATTAAATTGAATAGTACATATCCCGCCAATCAAGATTCACTTTTTCAATGAGTTCAATTTTCCAACTTCGTCGCCAACGCTTGAGCTGCTTCTCTCTCTTGATTGCACTTTGAATGCTTTGGCTAATTTCGAAGTATACAAGGTTAAGGACCTCATACTTGGCCGTAAAACATGTTGAATCGACTTTAGTCTTGTGCTGCCAGACCCTTTTCTTCAGATGCGTAGTAACACCTACGTATAAAGTCCCGTAGGGAGCCGAAGCCATGATGTAAACATATGCTTGCATTAGAAAATCCTTTTCTTCTTCTCAAAATAGTATCTTAGTTCAGATTGAACATGCAGGCTTATTAAATATACTTAAGACACGCTATAGTTGCCCACTGTGTCGCCGGTAAGCAGATCCCGTGTCGAGCACGGGATGACCCAAGTGGGGCCTGGCAAGTCAGTGACTGGACACACGACTTACTAAAAAAAGTTGCTCACCGTGTCGTCGGTAAGCAGATCCCGTGTCGAGCTCGGGATGACGGAAGTGGGCCTGGCAAGTCAGTGTCTGGAACACACCGCTTACTAAAAAAGATAGACGACAGAGCCCCCGAAACCACTGGTTTGGGGGCGCTCAAGCGGACTAGGCTTTGGCCTGTGATTCACTTAGATGGTGTTGTGCCGCGAGGCCTCTGTCTTCGAGGATCACATACAGGCAGGGCAGGATAAACAGCACCAACAAAGAGGATGCTGCAATGCCAAACAACAAGCTTACCACCAGGGGTTGTAAGATCTGGGCCTGCAAGCTGGTTTCCAATAGCAGTGGTAACATACCTGCCACTGTGGTCGCGGTGGTGATGAAGACTGCCCTGAAGCGCTCCCGCGCCGCCTGCACTGCTGCCTGATGTGCATCCAGTCCTTGTTTTTGATGCTCCTTGATATAAGTCACCAGCAAAATGGAGTCATTCACAACGATCCCGGCTAAGGAGACAAACCCCATCATGCTGGGAATAGTAAAGTCGTAGCCGAGCAGCACATGGCCCCACAGCGCGCCGATCAGCGCCAGCGGGATGGCCAGCATGACCATTACAGGCTCCATATAGCTTCTGAACTGAAAGCTCAAAATAATGAAGACACCCACCAGTCCCATCAGGAACTTTTTGCCAATCGACGAGCCGGTGCTGCCGCCTTCTTTTACTTCCCCTTCATAGCTCACAGACAGCGATGGATATTTGGCCAGTAGCGGCGCCACCACGGTTTTTTCAACCGCAGCGATGATCTCACCGGTATTGGCAATGGCCGCGTCAACGTCGCCGATTATGGTTACCGAGCGCTGACCATCAACCCGGTTAATCCGCGCATAGCCCCGCGCGGGGATCAGTTCAGCCACTGCTGACAGCGGGATCTGCCTGCCGTCGGCCAGCGTGATCGGGTAATTCTGTAACTGCCACCAGGAGGATTTATCTGCTTTTCTCAGCCTGACGTCCAGCTCAATGGTTTCATCACCGCGCTGAAACTCATCGGCCTTTTGACCAAAGAAAGCGGTTCTCAGCTGATTGGCGATAGTTGCGCCATCTACGCCCAGCGACATCGCCCCGGGCAGCAGACGCACCAGCCATTCTTCTTTACCCGGACGCAGGTCGTCCATCAGGTTTTGCACCCCATCATATTCAGCCAGCGCCAGCTGAATTTCGAATGATGCACTCGACAACATGGCCAGATCGTCGCCATACAAGCGGATCTCAATTGCGCGCCCGGCAGGCCCCACTGCCGGCTGCTTAAACGCCAATGCCAGAGCTCCGGGAATTTCACCAACCGCTTCGCGCCAGCGGTCCTGTAACAACAGCAAACTGGTATTGCGTGTTTCAGCCGTCAGCAAATCGGCACGTACCGTCGCCACATGGGTGCCCTCCTCTCCGGCATCCTGGTTGCTGTTGTATTCCACAATCACGTTTTGCACCAGCGCCTGTTGTTCTGGCTGCTCCGGCGTAAACGCCTCGTCCAATTTGTTTAGTTCATTTACGGCACGCTCAACCAGCTGCTCTGTTTCATACAAAGGCGTGCCCTGTGGCATCAGCAGGCGCATTTCAAGAATATCGCCCTCCAGCTCAGGAAAGGCTTTAAACTTCAAAAAGCCCCCTGCCATCAAAGAAATACTCAGGAAGAACAGCGCAAGTACCCCGCCCACGGCCGCATAACGGTATGTCACTGCGCGTTCCACCCAGTCGACCAACACCTCAGTGCGAAAGCGTTCAAAGCGCTGGTTAAACCGGGCCTTAAAGCCAGTTGCCGGCGCATCCTGTTTTTTATGCAGTGAATGCAACAAATGGTTAGGCAGAATAAGGAAGGCCTCAACCAGGCTCACAACCAGCACGGCCAGCAACATTTGCGGAAATACTTTCATGATCTGGCCGATATCGCCCGCGATAAATGCCAGTCCGACAAACACAGAGGCGGTGGTCAAAAACGACGACAACACGCCAGGCGCAACCTGTTTAACGCCTTTGATCACTCCTTCTTCGATGCCTTCGCCACGTTCAACATGACTGGCAATGCTTTCGGCAATCACAATGGCATCATCCATCAAAATGCCGATAGCCATTAACATGCCTACCATAGAGATCATATTGATGCTTACGCCCAGCACCGTCATCAGCCAGAATGCGCCAAGAAACGAAATAGGCAAACCCATAGATACCCAGAACGAGTAGCGCCAGGTAAAAAATAGCCACATGACGGCAAACACCAGTAAAAAGCCCTGCCAGGAGTTAGTCGTGA
The DNA window shown above is from Pseudoalteromonas viridis and carries:
- a CDS encoding GIY-YIG nuclease family protein, with product MQAYVYIMASAPYGTLYVGVTTHLKKRVWQHKTKVDSTCFTAKYEVFNLVYFEISQSIQSAIKREKQLKRWRRSWKIELIEKVNLDWRDMYYSI
- a CDS encoding GIY-YIG nuclease family protein; this translates as MQAYVYIMASAPYGTLYVGVTTHLKKRVWQHKTKVDSTCFTAKYEVLNLVYFEISQSIQSAIKREKQLKRWRRSWKIELIEKVNLDWRDMYYSI
- a CDS encoding efflux RND transporter permease subunit; the protein is MIAYFARHPTAANLLMLAIIVLGLSALPQLKRETFPEIAPSQIQVSVPYPGANPEESELALCVPLEEAMDGLSDIEQITCEARESMAKMIVEIQEGGDITRLMSDVKTEVDAIDTFPDKAESPVIKELGRTESLITLAISADLPAAELKDYAESVKRKLQRLPDISLVEIHGFSDRQLRVELSLALLRQYGLSINDVVSHIERQNIKLPAGNLETQGKTLQIRFDQQGVTAKELGELVIASTQSGGQLKLKDLGQVTERFELDEAKVEFNGKPAALLKIKKTKAQDALDLVEQVYEFVELERKLIPAGIEMALTSDQAKIVSDRLAMLTTNSWQGFLLVFAVMWLFFTWRYSFWVSMGLPISFLGAFWLMTVLGVSINMISMVGMLMAIGILMDDAIVIAESIASHVERGEGIEEGVIKGVKQVAPGVLSSFLTTASVFVGLAFIAGDIGQIMKVFPQMLLAVLVVSLVEAFLILPNHLLHSLHKKQDAPATGFKARFNQRFERFRTEVLVDWVERAVTYRYAAVGGVLALFFLSISLMAGGFLKFKAFPELEGDILEMRLLMPQGTPLYETEQLVERAVNELNKLDEAFTPEQPEQQALVQNVIVEYNSNQDAGEEGTHVATVRADLLTAETRNTSLLLLQDRWREAVGEIPGALALAFKQPAVGPAGRAIEIRLYGDDLAMLSSASFEIQLALAEYDGVQNLMDDLRPGKEEWLVRLLPGAMSLGVDGATIANQLRTAFFGQKADEFQRGDETIELDVRLRKADKSSWWQLQNYPITLADGRQIPLSAVAELIPARGYARINRVDGQRSVTIIGDVDAAIANTGEIIAAVEKTVVAPLLAKYPSLSVSYEGEVKEGGSTGSSIGKKFLMGLVGVFIILSFQFRSYMEPVMVMLAIPLALIGALWGHVLLGYDFTIPSMMGFVSLAGIVVNDSILLVTYIKEHQKQGLDAHQAAVQAARERFRAVFITTATTVAGMLPLLLETSLQAQILQPLVVSLLFGIAASSLLVLFILPCLYVILEDRGLAAQHHLSESQAKA